One Alphaproteobacteria bacterium HT1-32 genomic region harbors:
- the flaF gene encoding flagellar biosynthesis regulator FlaF, translated as MPADASGIAAYQATQKKSLSPREVEAMAFTKAALMMEDAQKSPDDYDKYAQALRFNQLLWTIIQADVTDPANQLPPELKANVVSLSIFVDKHTGSALLEGKPEMLNVLININRNLAEGLRTNPGEAQAEQTPPERPAFDMPDSA; from the coding sequence ATGCCGGCTGACGCAAGTGGTATCGCCGCCTACCAGGCGACACAGAAGAAATCACTGTCACCCCGCGAAGTCGAGGCCATGGCCTTCACCAAGGCTGCGCTGATGATGGAAGACGCGCAGAAGTCACCGGATGATTACGATAAGTATGCACAGGCGCTGCGCTTCAATCAGTTGCTCTGGACCATTATCCAGGCTGACGTGACCGATCCGGCAAACCAGCTGCCGCCCGAGCTGAAGGCAAACGTCGTCAGCCTGTCGATTTTTGTCGACAAGCATACGGGTTCCGCCCTGCTTGAGGGTAAGCCTGAGATGCTGAATGTGCTGATCAATATCAACCGGAATCTGGCCGAAGGGTTGCGTACAAACCCTGGCGAAGCCCAGGCGGAACAAACCCCGCCGGAACGCCCGGCTTTTGATATGCCTGATTCTGCATGA
- a CDS encoding flagellar assembly protein FliX, protein MSDGIKVGGSSRVGGPSRTTKKQGKSGSSFAEALTSLSSAEDTPEMESMASVDSVGGLLSLQEAPDAEDRPARRRAVTHGSSLLDGLEEIRLGLLTGSIPMEKLGRLAQALRSRKGQSGDAELEDLIAQIELRTEVELAKLQRR, encoded by the coding sequence ATGTCCGATGGCATTAAAGTTGGTGGCTCAAGTCGTGTAGGCGGGCCATCGCGAACCACAAAGAAGCAAGGCAAGTCCGGCAGCTCGTTTGCCGAGGCGCTGACGTCACTGTCTTCGGCGGAGGATACGCCGGAGATGGAGAGCATGGCTTCGGTGGACTCCGTTGGAGGACTGCTGTCATTGCAGGAGGCGCCGGATGCCGAGGACCGGCCGGCACGGCGCCGTGCGGTTACCCATGGCAGCAGTCTGCTGGATGGCCTGGAAGAGATCAGACTCGGTTTGCTGACCGGATCCATACCAATGGAGAAGCTCGGACGACTGGCACAGGCTTTGCGGTCCCGGAAGGGGCAGAGCGGGGATGCCGAACTGGAAGATCTGATCGCCCAGATTGAGCTCAGAACCGAAGTTGAGCTGGCAAAGCTGCAGCGCAGATAG
- the flgI gene encoding flagellar basal body P-ring protein FlgI, producing MLKPFKQFLHSKPVILVALSLALTVMSLTPADANSRIKDIAEFEGVRDNMLVGYGIVVGLNGTGDTLSSEIYTRQSLIGMLERLGVNVRDSASSLSSQNIAAVMVTASLPAFARQGARIDVTVSALGTASSLLGGTLLVTPLIGADGEVYAVSQGQVATGGFTAAGAAETITKGVPTSARIANGAIIEREIGFELESLQSIRISLRNPDFTTARRLSDAVNAYLGTAASRPTDPGTVFLSIPSNYENNVVGLLTDIEQLRVQPDQLARVIIDEQSGVIVMGENVRVSRVAIAQGNLTIRVTETPQVSQPEPFSATGTTQTVNRSAVEVDEGQDRKLTVVDPGVSLQDLVDGLNTLGVGPRDMITILQAIKAAGSLQAEIEVM from the coding sequence ATGCTGAAGCCGTTCAAACAGTTCCTCCACTCCAAACCAGTTATCCTGGTTGCCCTGAGCCTCGCTCTCACGGTGATGTCCCTGACCCCGGCGGATGCCAATTCGCGGATTAAGGATATCGCCGAATTTGAAGGCGTCCGGGACAACATGCTGGTCGGCTATGGCATCGTCGTCGGCCTGAACGGAACCGGTGACACGTTATCCTCTGAAATCTACACCCGGCAGAGCCTGATCGGCATGCTGGAACGCCTCGGCGTCAACGTTCGTGACTCTGCCTCCAGCCTCTCCTCACAGAATATTGCAGCGGTTATGGTGACGGCATCCCTGCCGGCCTTTGCCCGTCAGGGGGCACGGATTGATGTAACAGTCAGCGCACTCGGCACCGCATCCAGTCTGCTGGGCGGCACCCTGCTGGTGACCCCGCTGATCGGTGCTGACGGCGAAGTCTATGCCGTCTCGCAGGGGCAGGTCGCAACCGGCGGCTTCACCGCGGCCGGTGCTGCGGAAACCATCACCAAGGGTGTCCCGACCTCCGCCCGTATCGCTAACGGTGCAATCATCGAACGTGAAATCGGCTTCGAGCTGGAAAGCCTGCAAAGCATCCGGATCAGCCTGCGTAACCCTGACTTCACAACGGCCCGCCGACTGTCAGATGCCGTGAATGCCTATCTCGGCACTGCTGCTTCACGGCCAACCGATCCGGGCACCGTCTTTCTCAGCATTCCCTCGAACTACGAGAACAACGTCGTCGGATTGCTGACCGATATCGAGCAGCTGCGGGTCCAGCCGGACCAGCTGGCCCGCGTCATCATCGACGAACAGTCGGGTGTGATCGTGATGGGCGAGAACGTCCGGGTCAGCCGCGTTGCCATAGCCCAGGGCAACCTGACCATCCGGGTGACAGAAACCCCACAGGTGTCACAGCCTGAACCGTTCTCTGCCACCGGCACCACGCAAACTGTCAACCGCAGTGCTGTCGAAGTCGATGAAGGCCAGGACCGCAAGCTGACCGTCGTTGATCCGGGTGTCAGCCTGCAGGATCTGGTGGATGGCCTGAACACTCTCGGTGTCGGCCCCCGCGATATGATTACCATTCTCCAGGCCATCAAGGCAGCGGGCTCGCTGCAGGCCGAAATCGAGGTGATGTGA
- a CDS encoding flagellin: protein MSSDITLASSTRTNLLSLNKTSRLIGRTQERLSTGLKVNSALDDALAFFQSEGLSNRAGDLASLKDSIDQGISTLKNAVLGAESVSELVEQAKGLALQAKQTTDTSERQNLANQFNVLRNQITDLANDSSYGGSNLIGQTADNLITTFDEDSDHKLTVTGTALDATGLSIELAASNFGSDANIDAAISDLDAALTEVRNVASTLGSSNSLLQIRFDFTENLINTLEEGAGKLVNADLNEESANLLSLQTRQQLGVVSLSLAQQSEQSVLSLF from the coding sequence ATGTCAAGTGACATTACCCTTGCATCATCAACACGTACCAACCTGCTTTCGCTGAATAAGACCTCACGTCTTATCGGTCGTACGCAGGAACGTCTTTCCACTGGTCTTAAGGTCAACAGCGCCCTTGATGACGCTCTCGCCTTCTTCCAGTCAGAAGGTCTCAGCAACCGCGCAGGCGATTTGGCCAGCCTGAAAGACAGTATTGACCAGGGTATTTCAACCCTGAAAAACGCCGTTCTCGGCGCCGAATCAGTCTCCGAACTTGTCGAACAGGCAAAGGGTCTTGCCCTTCAGGCCAAGCAGACGACGGACACCAGCGAGCGTCAGAACCTTGCCAACCAGTTTAACGTCCTTCGCAACCAGATCACTGACCTTGCCAACGACTCAAGCTATGGCGGCTCAAATCTGATTGGTCAGACGGCAGATAACCTGATCACCACCTTCGACGAAGACAGCGATCACAAGCTGACGGTTACCGGCACCGCGCTGGACGCCACCGGCCTTTCGATCGAACTGGCAGCTTCGAACTTCGGTTCCGATGCCAACATCGATGCGGCGATCTCGGATCTTGATGCGGCCCTGACCGAAGTGCGTAACGTTGCTTCCACGCTTGGTTCCAGTAACAGCCTGTTGCAGATCCGGTTCGACTTTACGGAGAACCTGATCAACACCCTCGAAGAAGGTGCCGGCAAGCTGGTCAACGCGGATCTCAACGAAGAATCAGCCAACCTGCTCTCCCTGCAGACCCGTCAGCAGCTCGGCGTCGTGTCGCTGTCGCTGGCTCAGCAGTCCGAACAGTCGGTGCTGTCGCTCTTCTAA
- the flgA gene encoding flagellar basal body P-ring formation protein FlgA, with amino-acid sequence MKKIILTLAIVLAAHFMAAPAIAELDGTPLPSLRGHSEVDDNYIRLGDLFANLPEDQREISVAYAPKPGRKAVFDALWLYRVARHHRLKWRPMSRLDQAIITRPSQIIGQSDIEQAISAALSERGAPDRFQIEFTSRNLTLHIPQDATTAIRIEDLQYQPGDERFAAILGISSDMASGTRTRVSGRIHPVVDVPVLNRRMESGDVISENDIEWLELRQDRIERNTIVDQEQLVGMSPRRALQSGTIVRAGAVRRPVVVEKNSLVNMYLIRGALKLTAQGRALEAGSEGDVIRIQNTTSKTTIEATVTAPGTVTVAGIGGRLTN; translated from the coding sequence ATGAAGAAAATCATCCTGACACTGGCGATCGTTCTTGCAGCTCATTTCATGGCTGCCCCCGCCATCGCCGAACTCGACGGAACGCCCCTGCCCTCATTGCGCGGGCATTCAGAGGTGGACGACAATTACATTCGCCTCGGCGACCTGTTTGCCAACCTGCCGGAAGATCAGCGCGAAATTTCTGTTGCCTACGCACCGAAACCCGGTCGCAAGGCAGTGTTCGACGCGCTCTGGCTGTATCGGGTCGCCCGGCATCACCGCCTGAAATGGCGCCCGATGAGCCGCCTTGATCAGGCAATCATCACTCGTCCAAGCCAGATTATCGGCCAGTCCGATATCGAGCAGGCAATTTCTGCAGCCCTGTCCGAACGGGGCGCGCCGGACCGCTTTCAGATCGAATTCACATCCCGCAACCTGACCCTGCACATCCCCCAGGATGCAACGACGGCAATACGGATAGAAGACCTGCAGTATCAGCCGGGAGACGAGCGTTTCGCAGCCATCCTTGGCATTTCAAGTGACATGGCCAGCGGCACCCGCACCCGGGTTTCCGGACGCATCCACCCGGTCGTTGATGTCCCCGTGCTTAACCGGCGCATGGAAAGTGGTGACGTGATTTCGGAAAATGATATCGAATGGCTGGAACTGCGCCAGGACCGGATTGAACGGAACACCATCGTTGATCAGGAGCAGCTGGTCGGCATGTCGCCCCGCCGCGCCCTGCAATCGGGAACCATTGTGCGGGCAGGTGCCGTCCGTCGCCCGGTTGTCGTCGAGAAGAATTCACTGGTCAACATGTACCTGATCCGCGGTGCCCTGAAACTGACCGCACAGGGCCGTGCGCTGGAGGCGGGCAGTGAAGGTGATGTGATCCGGATTCAGAACACAACCTCCAAGACGACCATCGAAGCCACCGTTACCGCACCGGGGACAGTTACCGTCGCCGGCATCGGTGGCCGCCTGACAAATTGA
- a CDS encoding methyltransferase domain-containing protein encodes MVSIPLEMKLTCPDCGHGFSAHNEIDDQMIRKLSALLDAEQLKARVGQKWKEDDADAAHGRREYESYEAYLSHQKGKLGTIGWLDQYDIDYRQQLAARLNPISKDIKGRSVICLGARIGTEVKAFIDHGAFAVGIDLNPGENNKHVVHGDFNHLQFADGSVDFAFTNVFDHVFEIESFVAEVRRVLKPGGMMIADIQRGSDEGFPFKFWESFSWKTLDDLLATLSRLGLQATTKTDISYPYPGQHVLFSVDPAD; translated from the coding sequence ATGGTTAGCATTCCGCTGGAGATGAAACTCACCTGCCCCGATTGCGGACATGGTTTTTCGGCCCATAACGAAATTGACGATCAGATGATCCGGAAACTGTCGGCACTGCTCGACGCCGAACAGCTGAAAGCAAGGGTCGGTCAGAAATGGAAAGAAGACGACGCTGACGCCGCCCACGGCCGTCGCGAATATGAAAGCTATGAAGCTTATCTGTCGCACCAGAAGGGCAAGCTCGGCACCATCGGCTGGCTGGACCAGTATGATATCGACTACCGGCAGCAGCTTGCCGCAAGACTGAACCCGATCAGCAAAGACATCAAGGGCCGGTCCGTCATCTGCCTTGGCGCCCGTATCGGCACGGAAGTAAAAGCCTTCATTGATCACGGTGCCTTTGCCGTCGGCATCGACCTCAATCCGGGTGAAAACAACAAGCATGTCGTACATGGCGATTTCAATCATCTGCAGTTCGCCGATGGTTCTGTTGATTTCGCCTTCACCAATGTCTTCGACCATGTGTTCGAGATTGAAAGCTTTGTTGCAGAAGTCCGGCGGGTGCTGAAACCGGGCGGTATGATGATTGCCGATATCCAGCGCGGTTCAGACGAAGGTTTCCCGTTCAAGTTCTGGGAATCATTCAGCTGGAAAACTCTTGATGATCTGCTGGCTACCCTTTCCAGACTGGGCCTTCAGGCAACAACGAAAACCGACATAAGCTATCCGTATCCCGGACAACATGTCCTGTTCTCAGTCGATCCGGCTGACTGA
- the flgK gene encoding flagellar hook-associated protein FlgK: protein MSLTSALSTAVSGLQAAQQNLQLISSNISNANTEGYTRKTATQQNRTVAGIGQGVTVSNYSRQVDQSLLRQINGETATLQRQSTLDTYYNRLQAVFGTPEANSSVSHLIQSMADAFEQLAADPNKTLTQQGAVTATSNVLTKLDDMSTEIQDLREAADKEIEDAVTTLNNTLSTIETLNTAISKAVAADTPSSDLRDSLDIAIKEISSYMDISYFFKSDGRVAIYTQSGRPLVDETASTLSHTASSISTSTVYPTNINALNVGSTDITTELRNGKLKALVDLRDTELPNLQTELETLASTLREQINIVHNQGTGFPPPQTLTGTLNTTGLPNASDDLTSASGTFRILVSDAAGSQTEAFVVDLTGDTNMADILASINGAAGNTTVTASVNATSGVLELTTTGTGISIQDIDSAITGTATTTAAFTRSGSFSYVFGMNDLIVANDEFNEAGTMSVRSDIVSTPALLSRGQVNTIPAGQTNAGDFYISENDNAVAQLLADKFTDNISFSASGNLGATSATLSEYGSQLVSEQAARATANNTNLDFQQTFVDRLDVQRSSISDVNVDEELSNLIIFEQSYAASSRVISTTNQMFDELINLI, encoded by the coding sequence ATGTCACTGACATCAGCACTCTCCACCGCCGTCAGCGGCCTGCAGGCCGCTCAGCAGAACCTGCAGCTGATTTCGAGCAACATCTCGAACGCGAATACCGAAGGCTATACCCGCAAAACGGCCACCCAGCAGAACCGTACCGTTGCCGGTATCGGCCAGGGCGTCACGGTTTCCAATTATTCCCGGCAGGTCGATCAGAGTCTGCTGCGCCAGATCAATGGCGAGACGGCAACATTGCAGCGCCAGAGCACACTGGATACCTATTACAACCGCCTCCAGGCGGTCTTCGGCACGCCCGAAGCAAACAGCTCGGTCAGTCACCTGATTCAGAGTATGGCGGATGCTTTTGAACAACTGGCTGCCGACCCGAACAAGACGCTGACCCAGCAGGGTGCCGTCACCGCGACGTCGAACGTACTCACAAAACTTGATGACATGAGTACCGAGATTCAGGATCTGCGCGAAGCTGCGGATAAAGAGATCGAAGACGCGGTCACCACCCTGAACAACACGCTCTCCACCATTGAAACCCTGAATACGGCAATTTCCAAAGCCGTAGCGGCAGATACGCCTTCTTCAGACCTGCGTGACAGCCTCGACATCGCGATCAAGGAAATCTCCAGCTACATGGATATTTCCTATTTCTTCAAATCAGATGGACGGGTTGCAATCTATACCCAGAGTGGCCGGCCGCTGGTCGACGAGACGGCATCCACCCTCAGCCACACCGCCTCCTCGATCTCGACCTCGACCGTGTACCCGACCAACATCAATGCGCTGAATGTTGGTTCAACCGACATCACGACCGAACTGCGCAACGGCAAGCTGAAGGCACTGGTTGATCTCCGTGACACGGAATTGCCGAACCTGCAGACTGAGCTGGAAACGCTCGCATCGACCCTGCGGGAACAGATCAACATTGTCCATAATCAGGGCACCGGCTTCCCGCCTCCCCAGACACTTACGGGCACGCTGAACACGACAGGCCTGCCGAATGCCAGCGATGATCTCACATCCGCGTCCGGCACATTCCGTATCCTCGTATCGGATGCCGCCGGCTCACAGACAGAAGCCTTCGTCGTGGACCTCACCGGCGACACGAACATGGCGGACATTCTGGCATCCATCAACGGGGCCGCAGGGAACACCACGGTTACAGCCAGCGTCAACGCCACTTCCGGCGTGCTGGAACTGACCACCACCGGCACCGGAATCTCAATTCAGGACATCGACAGCGCCATTACCGGCACGGCCACGACGACAGCTGCTTTCACCAGGTCCGGCAGTTTCAGTTATGTCTTCGGCATGAACGATCTCATCGTCGCGAATGACGAGTTCAACGAAGCCGGCACCATGAGCGTTCGCAGCGATATCGTCTCAACCCCGGCCCTGCTAAGCCGCGGCCAGGTCAATACCATTCCTGCCGGGCAGACAAATGCCGGAGATTTCTACATCTCCGAGAACGACAATGCGGTCGCCCAGCTGCTGGCAGACAAGTTCACCGACAATATCAGCTTCTCTGCATCAGGAAATCTGGGCGCCACATCAGCGACCCTCTCTGAATACGGCAGTCAGCTGGTTTCCGAGCAGGCAGCCCGTGCCACAGCCAACAACACCAACCTCGACTTCCAGCAAACATTTGTCGACCGGCTGGATGTTCAGCGATCGTCTATCAGTGACGTGAATGTCGACGAGGAACTGTCGAACCTGATCATCTTTGAACAGTCTTACGCAGCCTCATCGCGCGTCATTTCCACGACAAACCAGATGTTTGACGAACTCATCAACCTCATCTGA
- the dksA gene encoding RNA polymerase-binding protein DksA gives MDLPLPPDYQPSEDEEFMNPRQRRFFKEKLLRWRSELLAESNETLASLQEGDLQKPDIADRASAEADRALELRTRDRARKLIAKIDAALKRVHDGTYGYCEETGEPISLKRLEARPIATMSLEAQERHERMERTHRDD, from the coding sequence ATGGACCTCCCTTTACCCCCTGATTATCAACCGTCGGAAGACGAAGAGTTTATGAACCCGCGTCAGCGGCGGTTCTTCAAAGAAAAGCTGTTGCGCTGGCGTTCTGAACTTCTGGCGGAATCAAACGAGACTCTCGCCAGTCTGCAGGAAGGCGATCTTCAGAAGCCGGATATCGCTGACCGGGCTTCTGCGGAAGCAGACAGGGCTCTGGAACTGCGGACCCGTGACCGGGCCCGCAAGCTGATCGCGAAAATCGATGCCGCACTGAAGCGCGTTCATGATGGCACTTACGGTTATTGTGAAGAGACCGGTGAGCCGATCAGCCTGAAACGGCTGGAAGCGCGTCCCATCGCGACCATGAGCCTGGAAGCTCAGGAACGCCATGAACGTATGGAACGGACGCATCGCGACGACTAG
- the flgG gene encoding flagellar basal-body rod protein FlgG, protein MRSLSIGATGMLAQQTNVEIISNNIANMNTTAYTRRRTEFHDLLYQDLRRAGSTSSDNGDVVPSGIQLGLGVRTAAVYRITTQGNILQTQNTFDLAIQGKGYFAVDLPSGQTGYTRDGSFQLNADGQMVTHDGNTVQPGITIPQNAINITINDSGEVLVTLDGTVAPQNVGQIQLSRFQNEAGLSAIGDNLFVETDASGNATTANPNSTGFGSLLQGYLETSNVNVVEEITNLITAQRAYEMNSKVIETSDQMMATVTNIR, encoded by the coding sequence ATGAGATCATTGAGCATCGGCGCGACGGGAATGCTGGCACAGCAGACGAACGTCGAGATTATCTCGAACAACATCGCGAATATGAACACCACGGCCTATACCCGGCGCCGGACTGAATTCCATGACCTGCTGTATCAGGATCTGCGGCGCGCCGGTTCGACCAGTTCGGACAATGGTGACGTTGTGCCATCCGGCATTCAGCTCGGCCTTGGTGTGCGCACCGCTGCGGTCTATCGCATCACCACCCAGGGCAATATCCTGCAGACCCAGAACACCTTTGATCTGGCCATTCAGGGCAAGGGTTATTTTGCCGTCGACCTGCCGTCCGGGCAGACCGGCTATACCCGTGACGGCTCGTTCCAGCTGAACGCAGACGGACAGATGGTCACCCATGACGGCAATACGGTACAGCCGGGCATCACGATCCCGCAGAACGCCATCAACATCACCATCAATGATTCCGGCGAAGTGCTGGTGACTCTTGATGGTACCGTGGCACCCCAGAATGTCGGCCAGATCCAGCTCTCCCGGTTCCAGAACGAAGCTGGCCTGAGCGCCATCGGGGACAACCTATTTGTCGAGACTGACGCATCTGGCAACGCAACAACAGCAAATCCGAATTCAACCGGGTTTGGCAGCCTGCTGCAGGGTTATCTCGAAACCTCCAACGTTAATGTGGTCGAGGAAATCACCAATCTGATCACCGCACAGCGCGCCTATGAAATGAATTCCAAGGTTATTGAAACCTCCGATCAGATGATGGCGACCGTTACAAACATCCGATAG
- the flgH gene encoding flagellar basal body L-ring protein FlgH encodes MTSPTLAQTARIAGLTALMLSTAACNTLSRLSEVGSQPSLAEIENPTQQANYKPVSLPMPQPEIARHNSNSLWRPGARAFFKDQRAAKVGDILTVTVSIADSVTTQNKTELNRTAGENAGLDQFLGYQNALGRILPESITPASAIDFDSQHVSNGEGKITRNETVSVQLAAIVTQVLPNGNLVVHGRQEVGLNYDVREIIVDGVIRPEDITASNQISHDKIAEARIRYGGRGQIMDLQSPRWGQQIYDIIFPF; translated from the coding sequence ATGACATCCCCTACCCTCGCACAGACAGCACGGATCGCCGGTCTGACCGCCCTGATGCTGTCGACCGCAGCCTGCAACACGCTGAGCCGCCTGTCGGAAGTTGGCTCCCAGCCCTCACTGGCAGAGATTGAAAACCCGACACAGCAGGCGAATTACAAGCCTGTCAGCCTGCCCATGCCACAGCCCGAGATCGCCCGGCATAACTCCAACTCGCTCTGGCGGCCCGGCGCGCGTGCCTTCTTCAAGGACCAGCGGGCAGCAAAGGTCGGTGACATCCTGACCGTTACCGTCTCAATTGCAGACAGCGTAACCACCCAGAACAAGACCGAACTGAACCGGACAGCCGGAGAGAATGCCGGTCTCGATCAGTTCCTCGGATATCAGAATGCGCTGGGCAGAATTCTGCCGGAATCGATCACCCCCGCTTCAGCGATCGATTTCGATTCCCAGCATGTTTCGAACGGTGAAGGCAAGATCACCCGGAACGAAACTGTCAGTGTGCAGCTTGCCGCAATTGTGACCCAGGTCCTGCCAAACGGTAATCTGGTAGTTCACGGGCGGCAGGAAGTTGGCCTGAACTATGATGTCCGGGAAATTATTGTCGACGGCGTGATACGCCCGGAAGACATCACAGCATCAAACCAGATCAGCCATGACAAGATTGCCGAGGCCCGCATTCGTTACGGCGGACGTGGCCAGATCATGGACCTTCAGTCACCGCGCTGGGGCCAGCAGATCTACGACATCATCTTCCCGTTCTGA
- a CDS encoding glycosyltransferase, which yields MNGGDASNRDTLIRVFIGFDPREEAAFHVLSRSIHARATQPVCITPLALDQMSEVMWRERHPLQSTDFSFSRFLTPYLAGFDGWTIFMDCDMLMVDDIANLWALRDDRYAVMVVKHDHQPTEATKFLNQPQTSYEKKNWSSVMMFNGPRCTALTPEYVNTASGLELHQFKWLNSDDEIGDLPRRWNYLVDYYPHSPDVSLLHYTTGGPYFDDYASCDYAEEWFRERDATLFVDQAAKAAADNRKRAKNSSV from the coding sequence ATGAATGGCGGGGATGCCAGTAATCGGGATACATTGATCCGGGTCTTCATTGGCTTCGACCCGCGGGAGGAAGCCGCTTTTCATGTCCTCAGCCGTTCGATCCATGCACGGGCAACTCAGCCGGTCTGCATAACCCCGCTGGCACTGGATCAGATGTCAGAGGTGATGTGGCGTGAACGGCACCCGCTACAATCGACCGACTTCTCTTTTTCCCGATTTCTGACGCCCTATCTGGCCGGTTTCGACGGCTGGACCATCTTCATGGACTGCGACATGCTGATGGTCGATGACATCGCCAATCTGTGGGCGCTGCGCGACGACCGCTATGCCGTAATGGTGGTCAAACATGACCATCAGCCAACAGAAGCAACAAAATTTCTCAATCAGCCACAGACCAGTTATGAGAAAAAGAACTGGTCGAGCGTGATGATGTTCAACGGGCCACGCTGCACGGCGCTGACACCTGAATATGTCAATACTGCCTCCGGTCTGGAGCTGCATCAGTTCAAGTGGCTCAACAGTGATGATGAAATTGGCGATCTGCCTCGCCGGTGGAATTATCTCGTCGATTACTACCCTCATTCGCCCGATGTATCCCTGCTGCATTACACAACCGGCGGGCCCTATTTCGACGATTATGCCTCCTGTGATTACGCCGAAGAATGGTTTCGCGAGCGCGATGCCACCCTGTTTGTCGATCAGGCGGCAAAAGCGGCTGCCGATAACCGGAAGCGGGCGAAAAATTCTTCCGTCTAA
- a CDS encoding flagellar biosynthesis repressor FlbT has translation MPLKLTLKPNEKVLIGNAVIVNGDSKSEIILLNQVPLLRERDIITEEEADSISKKIYLTILNMYAEPQKEQNFHSIYFDLIKIMLDTYMDKELLLKITELSEEILRGKHYAALKKCKKLIKYEQEVLSHAG, from the coding sequence ATGCCCTTAAAGCTGACACTTAAACCAAACGAAAAAGTTCTGATCGGCAATGCCGTGATCGTCAACGGTGATTCCAAGTCGGAAATCATTCTGTTAAATCAGGTGCCGTTGTTGCGTGAACGCGATATCATCACCGAAGAAGAAGCCGACAGCATTTCAAAGAAGATCTATCTGACGATCCTGAACATGTATGCAGAACCGCAAAAAGAGCAGAATTTTCATTCGATCTATTTTGATCTCATCAAGATCATGCTTGATACCTATATGGATAAAGAGCTGTTGTTGAAAATTACCGAATTGTCAGAAGAAATTCTTCGCGGGAAACACTATGCCGCGCTGAAGAAATGCAAAAAGCTGATCAAATACGAACAAGAGGTGCTTAGTCATGCCGGCTGA